The genomic region CTGGCAGTACCCCTCTCAGGCGGCCCGGGGCGCGGGGGCGGCCGTACGGTGGATCCATGGACCGCAGCAGCGAGATCCGTGAGTTCCTGCGGACCCGTCGGGCCCGGATCACCCCCGACCAGGCCGGCCTCGCCCCCGATCTGCGGGTGCGCCGAGTGCCGGGTCTGCGCCGCGAGGAAGTCGCCCAGCTCGCCGGAGTCAGCGTCGACTACTACATCCGCCTGGAACGGGGACGCACCCAGGGCGTCTCCGAAGCCGTCCTGGAGGCCGTGGCCCGCGCCCTGCAGCTGGACGACACCGAGCGCGCCCACCTCTTCGATCTCGCCCAGCCCACCGCCACCCGGGCCCGCCCCAGGCGGCCACCGAACCCGCAGCGGGTCCGCCCGGTCATGTACCGGGCCCTGGACTCCCTCAGCGTCCCCGCGCTCATCCAGGGGCGACGCATGGACGTGCTGGCCGCCAACCGACTCGGCTACGCCCTCTTCGCCGACTTCCAGGCCCGACCCCACCGCGAGCGCAACTTCGCCCGCTTCGTCTTCCTCGACGAGGCCGCCCGCGCCCT from Kitasatospora azatica KCTC 9699 harbors:
- a CDS encoding helix-turn-helix transcriptional regulator, with the protein product MDRSSEIREFLRTRRARITPDQAGLAPDLRVRRVPGLRREEVAQLAGVSVDYYIRLERGRTQGVSEAVLEAVARALQLDDTERAHLFDLAQPTATRARPRRPPNPQRVRPVMYRALDSLSVPALIQGRRMDVLAANRLGYALFADFQARPHRERNFARFVFLDEAARALYTDWEKAAGDCVATLHLYAGRHPDDPQLTELIGELSLHSDTFRRLWADHDVLAHATGTKRLHHPLVGDLTLDYVVLAVEGDPDQSLVILTPEPASPSAEALDILASWTSTSPTGPHATDETRPVV